Sequence from the Xenorhabdus nematophila ATCC 19061 genome:
CAACGGCACAGAGGTGAAGACAAAATGATTTTAAAACACCGGGATGCCGTTTATCGCCAAGCTAAGCTCATACATCCGGAACGCTGGTCGCACAGCACAAGAAACTGGCAATGGGTGGGCACAGTGGCCCTGAATCCTGAGCGAGAAAAACAGGCTGCTTAAATTCAAGGGTGCCAACTATGTTGACAATTACCGCATTGGGTAAAGGCCTGCCCAAATTCCAGGGGATCGAGCCGGTTTATCACATCGTTAAACGTATCGTGGCTGGGGATACCATTTGGCAGATCCAGAAACTGCCGGAACCCGTCCTCTTTGGACTTACCATATTCTTCAATCGCATTGAAACTTTCACAACCACAGATCACGGCACAAATCGAGATGGTCAGAATATCGATGCAGGGCATACTGTTTAGTTCGGTTAACACGGGGATCAGTGAGGTGCCCAAAGGCATTGCTGAGAGTGGTTGCTTGCATGGCAGTGTCTACGGTTATCATTGAAAGTAAGCCGATTATAAACCACAAGTAGCGACTCATTCTATTTAGCGGTACGAACGTTCAACGTTAATCGCATTGGTTAATTTAGACCCGTTTGCCTTGCTAAATGACTGCTTTCATCTCACCGATTTATTATATATATAAGAAAATAGGATAATTCATTGAAATAAAGATGAAAATACACCTTCCTCACGATAAACAAAAAAAGGCCGAGTCTACTCCTCTACTCGGCTTAGGGAAAATGACTCTCTCAAAGAGCCGTGCGCTAAAAATTGTCATTGAGACGTAGAACAGCTTAACAATCAAAGCATAGTTGACGTACCATGATTTACCAAATTTTCCCTTTTATCAGGCAAATTGACTATCTCCTTCACAGTAAAAGAATTAACCTAACATTACTTTTTATTAACTTTTGTCGTTTGGTTGGTCACATAATGCTAATGCCGCTTTTTGAAATGACTCAATGCTCATTTTTTTAGCGGGTTGTTCAGGATCGTCTAATAGGATCGTATCTAATGATGTAGCAATAACTTTGTTCGATTTCATCAATTGCACTGCTCGATCATTCAACGGGTACTGCATTAAGGTGCTCGGATTTATCACAAACAATGCTCCATCCGAACGACAATCAAGCATAACTTCTTCACGGGTGAACGCCCACTTCTTCCCAAATTGTAGTTTACTGACGGTTTGTATTGGTGCAGCGACTCCCTGAAAAGAGAGAAGAAAAAAAGGCAAAACCCATAATACTCGTTTCATTATCATTTCCCCGATAAACACATGCTGTGATTTTATCGCTAATTCCCCTGTTTATATACACAGACTGGCATCAATCATCAAAAATCATACAGGGGGTTGCGTCGCAAAAATCGCCACACATAATAGTGCAGTTGTTCCCAAGATAATTTC
This genomic interval carries:
- a CDS encoding ISAs1 family transposase, with the protein product MPLGTSLIPVLTELNSMPCIDILTISICAVICGCESFNAIEEYGKSKEDGFRQFLDLPNGIPSHDTFNDVINRLDPLEFGQAFTQCGNCQHSWHP
- a CDS encoding YebY family protein codes for the protein MKRVLWVLPFFLLSFQGVAAPIQTVSKLQFGKKWAFTREEVMLDCRSDGALFVINPSTLMQYPLNDRAVQLMKSNKVIATSLDTILLDDPEQPAKKMSIESFQKAALALCDQPNDKS